A single region of the Rhizobium sp. NLR16a genome encodes:
- the rpsF gene encoding 30S ribosomal protein S6: MALYEHVFLARQDISAQQVDALVEQYKGVIEANGGKVGRIENWGLKSLTYRIKKNRKAHYALMDIDAPAAAIQEMERQMRISEDVLRYMTIAVEKHEEGPSAMLQKRDRDDRGPREGGDRGPRREFGDRPPRRDGDFQRGPRPDRAPREDRA; encoded by the coding sequence ATGGCTCTTTATGAACATGTATTCCTTGCCCGGCAGGATATTTCCGCTCAGCAGGTCGATGCCCTCGTAGAACAGTACAAGGGTGTGATCGAAGCTAACGGCGGCAAGGTCGGGCGCATCGAAAACTGGGGCCTCAAGTCCCTCACCTATCGCATCAAGAAGAACCGCAAGGCACACTACGCCCTGATGGACATCGATGCACCGGCAGCAGCGATCCAGGAAATGGAACGTCAGATGCGCATCAGCGAAGACGTTCTTCGCTACATGACCATCGCCGTCGAAAAGCACGAAGAAGGCCCGTCTGCCATGCTGCAGAAGCGCGACCGCGACGATCGCGGCCCGCGCGAAGGTGGCGATCGTGGCCCGCGTCGCGAATTCGGCGACCGTCCGCCGCGCCGCGACGGCGATTTCCAGCGTGGCCCGCGTCCGGACCGCGCTCCCCGCGAAGACCGTGCATAA
- the rpsR gene encoding 30S ribosomal protein S18 yields MSEASSAPVRRPFHRRRKTCPFSGANAPRIDYKDVRLLQRYISERGKIVPSRITAVSQKKQRELAQAIKRARFLGLLPYVVA; encoded by the coding sequence ATGTCTGAAGCTTCCTCCGCACCGGTCCGTCGTCCGTTCCATCGCCGCCGCAAGACCTGCCCGTTCTCCGGCGCAAACGCACCGCGGATCGACTACAAGGACGTACGTCTGCTGCAGCGCTACATTTCCGAGCGCGGCAAGATCGTTCCGTCCCGCATCACGGCCGTTTCCCAGAAGAAGCAGCGCGAACTCGCCCAGGCGATCAAGCGCGCGCGTTTCCTCGGCCTGCTGCCTTACGTCGTCGCCTGA